TTTCTCCAGGTAGCCAAGCAGCATTTCCGGTCTGAGCGGTGTATCATCTGAAAAATGAAATACCAGGGTATCACGGCCCTTTTCAAGTTTTTTTATCCTGAGAAAGGAAAGACGTTTTTTTATGGCAACGATCGTGAACAGATTTTCTGTTTCCCGCGGGATTTTACCGTACCTGTCGATCAGTTCGTCCCTGAGATCTCCATCACTGTCAGCCGGAGATGTAGCAAGGGCAGCAATTCTCCGGTAGGTAATATATCGCTGGCTGACATCGGGAATATAGGAAGCGGGAATATAAGCGGAGATCTGGAGATTGATTTCCGGATCAATGTAGTCCCGGATCGTTTCCGCATCCTTTTGCCCGCTTCTTCTTTTCAGGTCGGCAACGGTCTTCTGCAGCAGATCAAGATAAAGATCATAACCGATTGCTGCAATATTCCCACTCTGGGAAACACCGAGCAGGTTTCCGCCGCCGCGGATCTGTAGATCGCTCATGGCAAGTTTAAAACCGCCTCCCAGGTCATTACAGTCCATAAGTGCCCGAAGTCTGTCCCTGGAGTCGCGACTGAGATGGTCGATGGAGGGAACGAGCAGGTAGGCGAAAGACTGTACATTTGATCGTCCGACCCTGCCCCGTAACTGGTAGATTTCAGCAAGTCCAAGCATATCGGCTCGGTTGATAATGATGGTGTTGGCAGAGGGAATATCAAGTCCGGATTCGATGATGGTGGTGCTGACCAGGACATCAATTTCACGGTTGACAAAGGAGACCATGATTTCTTCCAGTTCCCTGCCATTCATCTGACCGTGGGCTACGGCAACACGTGCACCAGGAACAAGGTTTTGAATTGAGGCCGCAAACCGATAAATTGATTTGACACGGTTATGGACGAAGAAAACCTGCCCTCCCCTGCGGAGTTCCTTGGAGACCGCCTCCCTGATGACAAGATCATCGTAACGGGCGACAAAGGTTTTTACGGGACGTCGGTGTTCCGGGGGCTTGAGATTACAGAGAGGTCACGTATATTGAGAAGCGACATCTGCAGAGTTCTCGGAATGGGAGTCGCTGTCAGGGTGAGGATGTCAACCTCAGCCCGCATTTTTTTGACCTTTTCTTTATGGGCAACTCCGAAACGGTGCTCTTCATCAATGACCAGCAGACCCAGATTATGGAAGATAACATCCTTTGACAGCAGGCGGTGTGTGCCGATGATGATGTTGAGTTCACCCTGGGCCAGCTCCTTCAGGATCCTGCGTTGCTCTGCCGGAGTGCGGAAACGGTTGATGCATTCCACTGTAACAGGAAAACCTTTGAGGCGCTCCCTGAAGGTTTTGACATGCTGCTCCGCCAGAACTGTTGTCGGAACAAGGACAGCAGCCTGGAACCCGTCTTCCACAACCTTGAAAGCAGCACGGATTGCCACCTCTGTTTTGCCGTATCCAACATCCCCGCAAACGAGACGGTCCATGGGGTTTTCACTCGTCAGATCATCCAGGACATCATCAATGGCCTTCTGCTGTCCCGGTGTCTCTTCAAAGGGGAAAGATTCTTCCAGCTCCTGAAAGAGGTGACCGGGTGGGGAAAACTGCCGGCCTTTGCGGATTTCTCTCAGGGCATAGATATCCAGGAGTTCCTGGGCAACTTTCCAGACCTCTTCCTTGATTTTGGATTTGGTTGTTTTCCAGCTCTGGCTTCCAAGTTTATCGATTTTTGGTTGCTTGTCAGAGAGTCCTTCGTATTTACTGATCAGGTTCAGCCTGTCAACCGGCAGGTAGAGTTTATCTCCGTCACGATATTCGATGAGCATGAAATCATTAATAACAGAAAACAACTCCACTGTGGAGAGACCGCGGTAGATGCCGAGCCCGTGGTCACGATGAACAACTATGTCCCCGTCTGCCAGCTCGGCAAAACGTACAGGTTCACCTTTCTGTTTTTTCTTTGCAGCCCTGCCACCAATCCGCATTGCTCCGAACAGTTCATTTTCTGAAAGCAGGTGGAGTTTTTCATCAAGAAGGGAAAAACCTGCAGAAAGGGGATGATTGCAGAGGAAAAGTGTTTCCTGGTCCCCCGCCACAGGGTTTTCGGGGCTAAAGGTGGAGAGAGTATCTTGATGGTGTGATTATGTTTTGTCAGCAGTTCCGCCAGGTTTTTTGTGTGGCGTTCGGACCGGCAGCAGATGATGACCTTGTCCCCGTCATTCTGCCATTTGACAATCTGGTCAGAAAGAGGTGCCAGTACCCCGATCCTGGCCCTTTTGAGGGCAATGTCCTGCTTAAGGAGGCGGTGATCAGAGGTGTTGACGGTTATACTGGATGTGTTTTCCTTTGGAAAATCTGTCAAGAGAAGCTGGCTGAATGAGGCCATTCTTTCCTTTATCTCTTCTTTTCCCAGGAAGATGTCGGCTGGCGGCAGAGCGGGTTTTCCTTCTGCTTCAGCAGACTGGAAATTGGCTTTGATCCGTTCAAAAATGATATCCATCGCCTGGAAAACTGATTCGGGATCGATGAAGACCAAGGATGTTTTCCGGGGGAGGAAATCAAAAACGGTAGCTGGTTGTAAGTTCTCTTTTCCATAGAAGAGAGGAAGAAAAAATTCCATTCCGGCAAATCGGCGACCGTTTTTTATGCGGTCAGAGATCCACGCGGCCTCTTCGTCATCCCAACCGTATTTTTTGCCGAGTTGAAGAAAAGTGCGTCCGATCTGTCGGTTGTCTTCGGTTTTTCGGTTGATAATATCAGTTACCGGCAGCAAGGTCGCATCAGTTATTTCTTCGGTTGAGCGCTGGCTGAAGGGATCAAA
The DNA window shown above is from Desulfomarina profundi and carries:
- a CDS encoding TRCF domain-containing protein, translated to MREAVSKELRRGGQVFFVHNRVKSIYRFAASIQNLVPGARVAVAHGQMNGRELEEIMVSFVNREIDVLVSTTIIESGLDIPSANTIIINRADMLGLAEIYQLRGRVGRSNVQSFAYLLVPSIDHLSRDSRDRLRALMDCNDLGGGFKLAMSDLQIRGGGNLLGVSQSGNIAAIGYDLYLDLLQKTVADLKRRSGQKDAETIRDYIDPEINLQISAYIPASYIPDVSQRYITYRRIAALATSPADSDGDLRDELIDRYGKIPRETENLFTIVAIKKRLSFLRIKKLEKGRDTLVFHFSDDTPLRPEMLLGYLEKFPGKRRKNPPPKITPEGRLIICRKMDTTEQLFKFLSRTLTDLENLTDHENT
- a CDS encoding DEAD/DEAH box helicase, with the protein product MRIGGRAAKKKQKGEPVRFAELADGDIVVHRDHGLGIYRGLSTVELFSVINDFMLIEYRDGDKLYLPVDRLNLISKYEGLSDKQPKIDKLGSQSWKTTKSKIKEEVWKVAQELLDIYALREIRKGRQFSPPGHLFQELEESFPFEETPGQQKAIDDVLDDLTSENPMDRLVCGDVGYGKTEVAIRAAFKVVEDGFQAAVLVPTTVLAEQHVKTFRERLKGFPVTVECINRFRTPAEQRRILKELAQGELNIIIGTHRLLSKDVIFHNLGLLVIDEEHRFGVAHKEKVKKMRAEVDILTLTATPIPRTLQMSLLNIRDLSVISSPRNTDVP
- a CDS encoding transcription-repair coupling factor family protein, which codes for MTHSISKSLSVDAAPFAVKGLRGAAPAWLSAIASRKTTCCCIVPDEHLVSIFEQDIKLFTDRQLLIYPGHEIPPYTPLSPDPQITAARIATLYQATENDSDHIIITSIEALLRRVIPDKILRNEVEYLMSGEECDMDELLAGLVQLGYEQVGLAQSVGDFSVRGGIVDIFPPAFILENGKLHRGPVRLDFFGDTIESLRSFDPFSQRSTEEITDATLLPVTDIINRKTEDNRQIGRTFLQLGKKYGWDDEEAAWISDRIKNGRRFAGMEFFLPLFYGKENLQPATVFDFLPRKTSLVFIDPESVFQAMDIIFERIKANFQSAEAEGKPALPPADIFLGKEEIKERMASFSQLLLTDFPKENTSSITVNTSDHRLLKQDIALKRARIGVLAPLSDQIVKWQNDGDKVIICCRSERHTKNLAELLTKHNHTIKILSPPLAPKTLWRGTRKHFSSAIIPFLQVFPFLMKNSTCFQKMNCSEQCGLVAGLQRKNRKVNLYVLPSWQTGT